In Inquilinus sp. Marseille-Q2685, the following proteins share a genomic window:
- a CDS encoding ribonucleotide-diphosphate reductase subunit beta: MTMLDWSDTPAAPIRVKRADASAADLAGDATGLGAIDRSGGRVSIDDKAMINCRADVNQLLPMKYRWAWEKYLAGCNNHWMPTEVSMQADIALWKSRDGLTEDERRAVKRNLGFFAASESLVANNIVLAIYRHLTNPECRQYLLRQAFEEAVHTHTFQYVVDSLGLDEGELFNMYREVPSITDKAAWALDYTRNLSDPSFKTGTPAADQAFLRDLVAFYVVFEGMWFYTGFAQILSLGRRNKMVGIAEQYQYILRDESIHLNFGIDVINQIKIENPHLWTAEFQQELRRMLAEAAELEAAYGRDTMPRGFLGLNAALCEQYMHVIANRRCAQLGLAPVFTEAENPFPWMSEAMDLKKEKNFFETRVIEYQNGGALSWD; the protein is encoded by the coding sequence ATGACCATGCTCGACTGGTCCGACACCCCCGCCGCGCCGATCCGGGTGAAGCGGGCCGACGCGTCCGCAGCCGATCTCGCGGGCGACGCCACCGGCCTCGGCGCCATCGACCGGTCCGGCGGCCGGGTCAGCATCGACGACAAGGCGATGATCAACTGCCGCGCCGACGTCAACCAGCTGCTGCCGATGAAGTACCGCTGGGCGTGGGAGAAGTACCTGGCCGGCTGCAACAACCACTGGATGCCGACCGAGGTCTCGATGCAGGCCGACATCGCGCTGTGGAAGTCGCGCGACGGGCTGACCGAGGACGAGCGCCGGGCGGTGAAGCGCAACCTCGGCTTCTTCGCCGCCTCGGAATCGCTGGTCGCCAACAACATCGTGCTGGCGATCTACCGCCACCTGACCAACCCGGAATGCCGGCAGTACCTGCTGCGCCAGGCCTTCGAGGAGGCGGTGCACACCCACACCTTCCAGTACGTGGTCGACAGCCTGGGCCTGGACGAGGGCGAGCTGTTCAACATGTATCGCGAGGTGCCGTCGATCACCGACAAGGCGGCCTGGGCGCTGGACTACACCCGCAACCTGTCCGACCCGTCCTTCAAGACCGGCACGCCGGCGGCGGACCAGGCCTTCCTGCGCGACCTGGTGGCCTTCTACGTCGTGTTCGAGGGCATGTGGTTCTACACCGGCTTCGCCCAGATCCTGTCGCTCGGCCGGCGCAACAAGATGGTCGGCATCGCCGAGCAGTACCAGTACATCCTGCGCGACGAGTCGATCCATCTGAACTTCGGCATCGACGTCATCAACCAGATCAAGATCGAGAACCCGCATCTCTGGACCGCGGAGTTCCAGCAGGAGCTGCGGCGGATGCTGGCCGAGGCGGCGGAGCTCGAGGCCGCCTACGGCCGGGACACCATGCCGCGCGGCTTCCTCGGCCTGAACGCGGCGCTATGCGAGCAGTACATGCACGTCATCGCCAACCGCCGCTGCGCCCAGCTGGGCCTGGCCCCGGTCTTCACCGAGGCCGAGAACCCGTTCCCCTGGATGTCCGAGGCGATGGACCTGAAGAAGGAGAAGAACTTCTTCGAGACCCGGGTGATCGAATACCAGAACGGCGGCGCGCTCAGCTGGGACTGA
- a CDS encoding NAD(P)/FAD-dependent oxidoreductase: MQRILILGAGFAGLWAAAGAARALDEFGIGPDRVEVALVNRDAWHCIRVRNYEADLDAIRVPLASVLDPIGVRRVEGEVTGIDLARRSVAVSGEGPALPYDRLVFALGSCLVRPPVPGLAEHGFDVDTFAGARRLADHLAGLGGRPAAPGRDTVLVVGAGLTGIEVATEMVGRLRTAGRVILADRAPQVGSDMGDSARPVIETALAALGVETRMGVSVAAIDAGGATLSTGEAIPAATVIWCAGMRASSLTAQFPVDRDRLGRLPVGPTLKIIGLDAEFAVGDSARAMVDGSHASVMSCQHGRPMGRFGGYNAVADLLGRPLLPMRIDWYTTILDLGSWGAVYTEGWDRQVVAQGAAAKQTKQVINRQRIYPPLTGDRRAILDAAAPVIQAPPQRFR, from the coding sequence ATGCAGCGCATCTTGATCCTGGGCGCGGGGTTCGCCGGGCTGTGGGCCGCGGCCGGGGCGGCGCGGGCGCTCGACGAATTCGGGATCGGGCCCGACCGGGTCGAGGTGGCGCTGGTTAACCGCGATGCCTGGCACTGCATCCGCGTGCGCAACTACGAGGCCGATCTCGATGCGATCCGCGTGCCTTTGGCCTCGGTGCTCGACCCGATCGGCGTCCGCCGGGTCGAGGGCGAGGTGACGGGCATCGACCTCGCGCGGCGCAGCGTCGCTGTCTCGGGGGAGGGGCCGGCGCTGCCCTATGACCGCCTGGTCTTCGCGCTCGGCAGCTGCCTCGTCCGCCCGCCGGTTCCGGGACTGGCCGAGCACGGCTTCGACGTCGACACCTTCGCCGGCGCCCGCCGCCTCGCCGACCATCTGGCTGGGCTGGGCGGGCGTCCCGCCGCGCCGGGGCGCGACACCGTCCTGGTCGTCGGCGCCGGCCTGACCGGCATCGAGGTCGCGACCGAGATGGTGGGCCGGCTCCGGACGGCGGGCCGGGTGATCCTGGCCGACCGCGCGCCGCAGGTCGGCTCCGACATGGGCGACAGCGCCCGGCCGGTGATCGAGACCGCCCTGGCCGCGCTCGGCGTCGAGACGCGGATGGGCGTGTCGGTGGCCGCCATCGATGCGGGCGGCGCGACGCTGTCGACCGGAGAGGCGATCCCGGCCGCGACCGTGATCTGGTGCGCCGGTATGCGGGCCAGCTCGCTGACCGCCCAGTTCCCGGTCGATCGCGACCGGCTGGGCCGGCTGCCGGTCGGTCCGACCCTGAAGATCATCGGCCTCGACGCCGAGTTCGCCGTCGGCGATTCGGCGCGGGCGATGGTCGACGGCAGTCACGCCTCGGTGATGTCGTGCCAGCATGGCCGGCCGATGGGCCGCTTCGGCGGCTACAATGCGGTCGCCGACCTGCTCGGCCGGCCGCTGCTGCCGATGCGGATCGACTGGTACACCACCATCCTCGACCTCGGCTCATGGGGCGCCGTCTACACCGAAGGCTGGGACCGGCAGGTGGTGGCGCAGGGCGCGGCCGCGAAGCAGACCAAGCAGGTCATCAACCGCCAGCGCATCTACCCGCCGCTGACCGGGGACCGGCGCGCCATCCTGGACGCGGCCGCACCGGTGATCCAGGCGCCGCCGCAGCGGTTCCGCTGA
- a CDS encoding VOC family protein: protein MLTGLHVVIYTRYAEADRAFFRDVLGLASVDAGDGWLIFAAPPAEIACHPAEANDRHEVFLMCDDLTAEISRLGKKGVDCAPVSDEGWGLLSAIHLPGGGRLGLYEPRHPVPSRAG, encoded by the coding sequence ATGCTGACCGGTCTTCACGTCGTGATCTACACCCGATACGCCGAGGCGGACCGCGCCTTCTTCCGGGACGTCCTCGGCCTGGCCTCGGTCGATGCCGGCGACGGATGGCTGATCTTCGCGGCGCCGCCCGCCGAGATTGCCTGCCATCCCGCCGAGGCCAACGACCGGCACGAGGTCTTCCTGATGTGCGACGACCTGACGGCCGAGATCTCCCGGCTGGGCAAGAAGGGCGTCGACTGCGCGCCGGTCAGCGACGAGGGCTGGGGCCTTCTGTCCGCCATCCACCTGCCGGGCGGCGGCCGGCTCGGCCTCTACGAACCGCGCCATCCGGTGCCGAGCCGGGCGGGCTAG
- a CDS encoding sugar-binding transcriptional regulator produces the protein MDQAERKRDQAARAAWLSYVSGLTQDEIARRLNVSRMAAQRLLAFAAQEGMVKVRIDHPIAACMELGERIARRHGLRFCEVVPADPVAPAQPNLPALAIAGATWIERLVDTDTPLVIGVGNGRSVRAAVEEMASSPRPQHQVVSVTGNIARDSSYNPFDVVMRLGDRLGAQRYLMPAPLIAESAEDRKVLEEQKPFREIMALAARADAILIGIGQLDDSAPVLHDKVISRAEYEALRQAGAIGEVLGNFLDSEGRVLPSPLRDRVVGLPLDAVARRPAVAIAGGAVKVPAIRAVLTRGLLQGLITDETAASALVSLG, from the coding sequence ATGGATCAGGCGGAGAGGAAGCGCGATCAGGCGGCGCGGGCGGCATGGCTGTCCTATGTCTCGGGCCTGACCCAGGACGAGATCGCCCGGCGGCTGAACGTCTCGCGCATGGCGGCGCAGCGCCTGCTGGCCTTCGCCGCGCAGGAGGGCATGGTCAAGGTCCGCATCGACCATCCGATCGCCGCCTGCATGGAGCTGGGCGAGCGCATCGCCCGCCGCCACGGTCTGCGCTTCTGCGAGGTGGTGCCGGCCGACCCGGTGGCGCCGGCCCAGCCCAACCTGCCGGCGCTGGCGATCGCCGGCGCCACCTGGATCGAGCGGCTGGTCGACACCGACACGCCGCTGGTGATCGGCGTCGGCAACGGCCGCAGCGTGCGCGCGGCGGTGGAGGAGATGGCGTCCTCGCCGCGGCCGCAGCACCAAGTGGTCTCGGTCACCGGCAACATCGCCCGCGATTCCTCCTACAACCCGTTCGACGTGGTGATGCGCCTGGGCGACCGGCTGGGCGCGCAGCGCTACCTGATGCCGGCGCCGCTGATCGCCGAGAGCGCCGAGGACCGCAAGGTGCTGGAGGAGCAGAAGCCGTTCCGCGAGATCATGGCGCTGGCGGCGCGGGCCGACGCGATCCTGATCGGCATCGGCCAGCTCGACGACAGCGCGCCGGTGCTGCACGACAAGGTGATCAGCCGCGCCGAATACGAGGCGCTGCGCCAGGCCGGCGCGATCGGCGAGGTGCTGGGCAACTTCCTCGATTCGGAGGGTCGGGTGCTGCCCTCGCCGCTGCGCGACCGGGTGGTCGGGCTGCCGCTCGACGCCGTCGCCCGGCGCCCGGCCGTCGCCATCGCCGGCGGCGCGGTCAAGGTGCCGGCGATCCGCGCCGTGCTGACCCGCGGCCTGCTGCAGGGGCTGATCACCGACGAGACCGCGGCCTCGGCGCTGGTGAGCCTGGGCTAG
- a CDS encoding L,D-transpeptidase family protein: MMIRWALVLALALAPHVATAATKPTPVPPEDKIHAQLRQALERAEAELAAAPSAIPLGTIKPSAVDPRVPLLRQRLDAMGVALPEAAAPAAAEPAQSEAVPATAVTTAEPELIGPVAPATLVYDEALTQRVKLLQSRWGLRDDGVVGRRTLRALNFTPADEAASLRQTLARWQPPPARGKSITVNVPTAEIIAFENGVEVLRTRAVVGSPLTQTPLIQSNMIAVKYNPDWTVPPGLTKKYKALMAAGQYTEMRKHGVVVKTPEGQTFDPAQVPPDMVGTMGWKFWQPPGDDNALGLLKFELDNDQAIYLHDTNNRRLFATDNRAVSNGCIRVENYLGLAAWVLGTDIPAVEAAIATGKTHFARVPSRIPVRMTYYLAYPDTTGGIRYGEDVYTLAQGG; the protein is encoded by the coding sequence ATGATGATTCGGTGGGCCTTGGTTCTGGCGCTGGCGCTGGCGCCGCATGTCGCGACGGCCGCGACCAAGCCGACGCCGGTGCCGCCGGAGGACAAGATCCACGCCCAGCTGCGCCAGGCGCTGGAGCGGGCGGAGGCCGAGCTGGCCGCGGCGCCATCGGCCATTCCCCTCGGGACCATCAAGCCCAGCGCCGTCGACCCGCGCGTGCCGCTCCTGCGCCAGCGGCTCGACGCCATGGGGGTGGCGCTGCCCGAAGCCGCGGCGCCCGCGGCGGCCGAGCCTGCCCAATCCGAGGCGGTCCCCGCGACCGCCGTGACGACGGCGGAGCCGGAGCTGATCGGCCCGGTGGCGCCGGCCACCCTGGTCTATGACGAGGCGCTGACCCAGCGGGTGAAGCTGCTGCAGTCGCGCTGGGGGCTGCGCGACGACGGCGTTGTCGGCCGCCGCACCCTGCGGGCGCTGAACTTCACCCCGGCGGACGAGGCGGCGTCGCTGCGCCAGACCCTGGCCCGCTGGCAGCCTCCGCCGGCGCGCGGCAAGTCGATCACGGTCAACGTGCCGACGGCCGAGATCATCGCCTTCGAGAACGGGGTCGAGGTGCTGCGCACCCGCGCCGTGGTCGGCTCGCCCCTGACCCAGACGCCGCTGATCCAGTCCAACATGATCGCGGTCAAGTACAACCCGGACTGGACCGTGCCGCCCGGCCTAACCAAGAAGTACAAGGCCCTGATGGCGGCCGGCCAGTACACCGAGATGCGCAAGCACGGCGTGGTGGTGAAGACGCCGGAGGGCCAGACCTTCGACCCGGCCCAGGTGCCGCCCGACATGGTCGGCACCATGGGCTGGAAGTTCTGGCAGCCGCCGGGCGACGACAACGCGCTCGGCCTGCTCAAGTTCGAGCTCGACAACGACCAGGCGATCTATCTGCACGACACCAACAACCGGCGCCTGTTCGCCACCGACAACCGGGCGGTGTCGAATGGCTGCATCCGGGTCGAGAACTATCTCGGCCTCGCCGCCTGGGTGCTGGGCACCGACATCCCGGCGGTGGAGGCCGCGATCGCCACCGGCAAGACCCATTTCGCCCGGGTGCCCAGCCGGATCCCGGTGCGGATGACCTATTACCTGGCCTATCCCGACACCACCGGCGGCATCCGCTACGGCGAGGACGTCTACACCCTGGCCCAGGGCGGGTAG
- a CDS encoding TetR family transcriptional regulator: MTDRRSVRISSRKQPQQARSAELVAAILEAAVQVLAKEGAPRFTTARVAERAGVSVGSVYQYFPNKAAILFRLQSDEWRQTTELLRGILEDVGRPPPERLRALVHAFIRSECEEAGIRLALSDAAPLYRDAPEAREARASGDGIVQAFMREALPDAPVATRELAGDLITTTLNQVGKRFSETPRTPAEIAAYADVMADMFCAYLAGLAHA; this comes from the coding sequence ATGACCGACCGCCGAAGCGTCCGGATCTCCTCGCGAAAGCAGCCCCAGCAGGCCCGTTCGGCCGAGCTGGTCGCCGCGATCCTGGAGGCCGCGGTTCAGGTTTTGGCGAAGGAAGGCGCCCCACGCTTCACCACGGCGCGGGTGGCGGAGAGGGCCGGCGTCAGCGTCGGGTCGGTGTATCAGTACTTCCCGAACAAGGCGGCGATCCTGTTCCGGCTGCAGAGCGACGAGTGGCGGCAGACGACGGAGCTGCTGCGCGGCATCCTCGAGGACGTCGGCAGGCCGCCGCCCGAACGCCTGCGGGCCCTGGTCCACGCCTTCATCCGCTCGGAATGCGAGGAGGCCGGGATCCGCCTGGCGCTCAGCGACGCCGCCCCGCTCTACCGCGACGCGCCCGAGGCGCGGGAGGCGAGAGCGTCGGGGGACGGCATCGTCCAGGCCTTCATGCGGGAGGCGCTGCCCGACGCCCCGGTGGCGACGCGCGAACTGGCCGGCGACCTGATCACGACGACGCTGAACCAGGTGGGAAAGCGCTTCTCGGAGACGCCTCGGACCCCCGCGGAGATCGCAGCCTATGCCGACGTCATGGCCGACATGTTCTGCGCCTATCTCGCAGGCCTCGCGCACGCCTGA
- a CDS encoding O-methyltransferase, translating into MTTLTTTPLAPLLDRLFAEDDAASPAASPAMADLSAEERERLMRSRTGYLDLYGRLKDFPLAVSRETGALLYMLARGCGARMIVEFGTSFGISTLHLAAALRDNGGGRLITTEFEPSKAARARANLTAGELLDLVEIREGDALQTLRTDLPDTIDLLLLDGAKALYPEILDLVEGRLRPGAFVVADNADDSPDYLARVRSPAGGYLSTPFAEDVELSMRLG; encoded by the coding sequence ATGACCACCCTGACCACCACCCCGCTCGCGCCGCTGCTGGACCGCCTCTTCGCGGAGGACGATGCGGCGTCGCCGGCGGCGAGCCCCGCGATGGCCGACCTCTCCGCCGAGGAGCGGGAGCGCCTGATGCGGAGCAGGACCGGCTATCTCGACTTGTACGGGCGCCTGAAGGACTTCCCTCTCGCCGTCTCGCGGGAGACCGGCGCGCTGCTCTACATGCTGGCGCGGGGCTGCGGCGCGCGGATGATCGTCGAGTTCGGGACCTCGTTCGGCATCTCGACCCTGCATCTCGCCGCGGCCCTGCGGGACAATGGCGGCGGCCGCCTGATCACCACCGAGTTCGAGCCGTCCAAGGCGGCGCGGGCCCGGGCCAACCTGACGGCCGGCGAGCTCCTCGACCTGGTGGAGATCCGGGAGGGGGACGCCCTGCAGACCTTGCGCACCGACCTCCCAGACACGATCGACCTGCTGCTGCTCGACGGCGCCAAGGCGCTCTATCCCGAGATCCTGGACCTGGTCGAGGGCCGCCTCAGGCCGGGGGCCTTCGTCGTCGCCGACAATGCCGACGACAGCCCCGACTACCTGGCGCGTGTCCGCTCGCCCGCCGGCGGCTACCTGTCCACGCCCTTCGCCGAGGATGTCGAGCTGTCGATGCGGCTCGGCTGA
- a CDS encoding NAD(P)/FAD-dependent oxidoreductase, giving the protein MRHDAIVIGGSFAGLTAALYIARARRSVRVIDAGAPRNRFAAHSHGVFTQDGSDPRAMIATARSQVAAYPTAAVIEGKAVEAAREADGFSVRLETGEVLEGARLVLAFGLSDELPAIPGLAERWGVSVLHCPYCHGFEFGGRPLGVLSTSPMSAHQAMLIAEWGPTTLYLDGGPEPDEESAAELRRRGVAVEPAPVRALHGDGAGLSAVELGDGRTAAADALYLAPRTRLNSGIAQQLGCELEDAPTGPIIRTDPQKATTVPGVFAAGDITRGAHNATWAISDGVMAGTALHRSLVF; this is encoded by the coding sequence ATGCGACATGACGCCATCGTCATCGGCGGCAGCTTCGCCGGCCTTACCGCGGCGCTGTATATCGCCCGGGCCAGGCGCTCGGTCCGCGTCATCGACGCCGGGGCGCCCCGCAACCGCTTCGCCGCGCATTCGCACGGGGTCTTCACCCAGGACGGCAGCGACCCGCGCGCGATGATCGCCACCGCGCGGTCGCAGGTCGCGGCCTATCCCACCGCCGCCGTGATCGAGGGAAAGGCCGTCGAGGCGGCGCGGGAGGCGGACGGCTTCTCGGTCCGGCTGGAGACGGGCGAGGTGCTGGAAGGCGCCCGGCTGGTGCTGGCCTTCGGCCTGTCGGACGAGTTGCCCGCCATTCCCGGGCTGGCCGAGCGCTGGGGCGTCTCGGTGCTGCACTGCCCCTATTGCCACGGCTTCGAGTTCGGCGGCCGGCCGCTCGGGGTGCTCAGCACCTCGCCGATGTCGGCGCACCAGGCCATGCTGATCGCCGAATGGGGGCCGACGACGCTCTATCTCGACGGCGGCCCCGAGCCCGACGAGGAGTCGGCGGCCGAGCTGCGGCGGCGCGGCGTCGCCGTCGAGCCGGCGCCGGTGCGGGCCCTGCACGGCGACGGCGCCGGCCTGTCCGCGGTGGAGCTCGGCGACGGCAGGACGGCGGCGGCGGATGCGCTGTATCTCGCCCCGCGCACACGGCTGAACAGCGGCATCGCGCAGCAGCTGGGCTGCGAGCTGGAGGACGCCCCCACCGGCCCGATCATCCGCACCGATCCGCAGAAGGCGACCACGGTGCCGGGCGTCTTCGCCGCCGGCGACATCACCCGCGGCGCCCACAACGCGACCTGGGCGATCAGCGACGGCGTCATGGCCGGAACCGCCCTGCACCGCTCGCTGGTGTTCTGA
- a CDS encoding Rrf2 family transcriptional regulator, whose protein sequence is MKRDSRLSGVLHVLLHMAELDRPVTSEVLAKAMTTNPVVIRRIMAGLRDQGYVRSDKGHGGGWSLACDLSRVTLRDVYDALGRPSLLALGNRTESPGCLVEQAVNAALGQAFDEAETLLLSRLGDVTLAMLSADFHARLVARGGSHDLETVHAT, encoded by the coding sequence ATGAAACGCGACAGCCGATTGTCGGGCGTGCTCCATGTCCTGCTGCACATGGCGGAGCTGGATCGCCCCGTGACCTCCGAGGTCTTGGCCAAGGCCATGACCACCAACCCGGTGGTGATCCGGCGGATCATGGCCGGGCTGCGGGACCAGGGCTATGTCCGGTCGGACAAGGGGCATGGCGGCGGCTGGAGCCTGGCCTGCGACCTGTCGCGGGTGACGCTGCGCGACGTCTACGATGCGCTCGGCCGCCCGTCCCTGCTGGCCCTCGGCAACCGCACGGAGTCGCCCGGCTGCCTGGTCGAGCAGGCGGTCAATGCGGCCCTCGGACAGGCCTTCGACGAGGCCGAGACGCTGCTGCTCTCGCGCCTCGGCGACGTGACGCTGGCGATGCTGAGCGCCGATTTCCACGCCCGCCTCGTCGCCCGCGGCGGATCCCACGACCTGGAGACTGTTCATGCGACATGA
- a CDS encoding ABC transporter ATP-binding protein, whose product MSPLLSVEHLSIRAGDGGPVVVDDLSFALPAGEMLALVGESGSGKTMAARAVLDLLPSPMQRIGGSVRFDGQDLAALTPKALRKIRGARIGMVFQEPMVSLNPAMTIGRQMAEALKLHLRLPDAEIRRRSLAMLERIRIADPERCLSAYPHEFSGGMRQRIMLASVMLTKPALLIADEPTTALDTLVAREVLDLMVELTRENGTAVLMISHDLAMVARYARHVVVLQRGRAVDGGPTEQVLLSPRDDYTRKLLDALPKRGPARPPVDQSAPLIAVEEVTIDHAGRQRLFSRTPPKRAVDGVSLAIHPGETVALVGGSGSGKTTRGRAIVGLLKPTAGRILFRGRDVHADRHDAAARDHRLNCQMIFQDPYSSLDPRMKIGAIVSEPLRLAPEMNAAQKADRLAETLADCGLSPDHARRYPHQLSGGQRQRGAIARAIIRRPAFVIADEPVSALDMTVQKQILELFRALQDRYGFACLFVSHDLGAVEQVADRVAVMQAGKIVEAGPRDTVFDHPQHDYTRELLAAAPALHRLDGGGFELKGRRIAAA is encoded by the coding sequence ATGAGCCCCCTCCTCTCGGTCGAGCACCTGAGCATCCGCGCCGGCGATGGCGGCCCGGTGGTGGTCGACGACCTCAGCTTCGCCCTCCCGGCCGGCGAGATGCTGGCGCTGGTCGGCGAATCCGGCAGCGGCAAGACCATGGCGGCGCGCGCCGTGCTGGATCTGCTGCCGTCGCCGATGCAGCGGATCGGCGGGTCGGTCCGCTTCGACGGCCAGGATCTTGCGGCGCTGACGCCCAAGGCCCTGCGGAAGATCCGCGGCGCCCGCATCGGCATGGTGTTCCAGGAGCCGATGGTGTCGCTGAACCCGGCGATGACCATCGGCCGGCAGATGGCCGAGGCGCTGAAGCTGCATCTGCGCCTCCCCGACGCCGAGATCCGGCGCCGCAGCCTGGCGATGCTGGAGCGGATCCGCATCGCCGACCCGGAGCGGTGCCTGTCGGCCTATCCGCACGAGTTCTCCGGCGGCATGCGGCAGCGGATCATGCTGGCCTCGGTGATGCTGACCAAGCCGGCCCTCTTGATCGCCGACGAGCCGACCACGGCGCTGGACACGCTGGTGGCGCGCGAGGTGCTGGACCTGATGGTCGAGCTGACGCGAGAGAACGGCACCGCGGTGCTGATGATCAGCCACGACCTGGCGATGGTGGCCCGCTACGCCCGCCACGTGGTGGTGCTGCAGCGCGGCCGCGCCGTCGACGGCGGGCCGACGGAACAGGTGCTGCTGAGCCCGCGCGACGACTACACCCGCAAGCTGCTGGACGCCCTGCCGAAGCGCGGACCCGCGCGGCCGCCGGTGGACCAGAGCGCGCCGCTGATCGCGGTCGAGGAGGTCACCATCGACCATGCCGGCCGGCAACGCCTGTTCTCGCGCACCCCGCCGAAGCGGGCGGTGGACGGGGTCAGCCTGGCGATCCATCCCGGCGAGACGGTGGCGCTGGTCGGCGGCAGCGGCAGCGGCAAGACCACGCGGGGTCGCGCCATCGTCGGCCTGCTGAAGCCGACGGCCGGCCGCATCCTGTTCCGCGGCCGGGACGTCCATGCGGACCGGCACGATGCGGCGGCGCGGGACCATCGGCTGAACTGCCAGATGATCTTCCAGGACCCCTACTCCTCGCTCGACCCGCGGATGAAGATCGGCGCCATCGTGTCCGAGCCGCTGCGGCTGGCGCCGGAGATGAACGCTGCGCAGAAGGCGGACCGGCTGGCCGAGACCCTGGCCGATTGCGGGCTGTCGCCGGACCACGCCCGGCGCTATCCGCACCAGCTGTCGGGCGGCCAGCGCCAGCGCGGGGCGATCGCCCGGGCGATCATCCGCCGCCCGGCCTTCGTCATCGCCGACGAGCCGGTCTCGGCGCTGGACATGACGGTGCAGAAGCAGATCCTGGAGCTGTTCCGGGCGCTGCAGGACCGCTACGGCTTCGCCTGCCTGTTCGTGTCGCACGATCTGGGCGCAGTCGAGCAGGTGGCGGACCGGGTGGCGGTGATGCAGGCGGGGAAGATCGTCGAGGCCGGGCCGCGCGACACGGTGTTCGACCACCCGCAGCACGACTACACCCGCGAGCTGCTGGCCGCGGCCCCGGCCCTGCACCGGCTGGACGGCGGCGGCTTCGAGCTGAAGGGCCGGCGCATCGCGGCAGCTTGA
- a CDS encoding ABC transporter permease, with protein MSVQAHSPSSVAGPRRRIRANAVIGGLIIGVLVATALVSAVWTPYDPLKIDILSRFKPPSAAHWLGTDEFGRDVLSRAMSGAATSSWISLLTVATAVTGGTLIGVLTGYLRGWVDRVIMMFNDALLAFPGILLALGIMAVLGANKYGIILALGLAYMPSVVRVVRGTVLSIRGREFVEASQVMGNSELFTMARHVLPNCIAPLTVLATSMFGWVLLSESALSFLGLGVPPPAATWGNMLAASRPYIGTSPWLGIFPGLCISLTLLGINLFGDAIRDRLDPRMQR; from the coding sequence ATGAGCGTGCAGGCCCATTCCCCCTCCTCCGTCGCCGGGCCGCGGCGGCGGATCCGCGCCAATGCGGTGATCGGCGGGCTGATCATCGGCGTGCTGGTCGCGACCGCCCTGGTCAGCGCGGTGTGGACGCCCTACGACCCGCTGAAGATCGACATCCTGTCGCGCTTCAAGCCGCCCTCGGCCGCGCATTGGCTGGGCACCGACGAGTTCGGCCGCGACGTGCTGAGCCGGGCGATGAGCGGCGCCGCCACCAGCAGCTGGATCAGCCTCCTGACGGTCGCCACCGCGGTGACGGGCGGCACCCTGATCGGCGTGCTGACGGGGTATCTGCGCGGCTGGGTCGACCGCGTCATCATGATGTTCAACGACGCCCTGCTGGCCTTCCCCGGCATCCTCCTGGCGCTGGGCATCATGGCGGTGCTGGGCGCGAACAAGTACGGCATCATCCTGGCCCTGGGCCTCGCCTACATGCCCTCGGTCGTCCGCGTGGTGCGCGGCACGGTGCTGTCGATCCGCGGCCGCGAATTCGTCGAGGCGTCGCAGGTGATGGGCAATTCCGAGCTGTTCACCATGGCCCGGCACGTGCTGCCGAACTGCATCGCGCCGCTGACCGTGCTGGCCACCAGCATGTTCGGCTGGGTGCTGCTGTCGGAGAGCGCGCTGAGCTTCCTCGGCCTCGGCGTGCCGCCGCCGGCCGCGACCTGGGGCAACATGCTGGCCGCCAGCCGGCCCTATATCGGCACCTCGCCCTGGCTCGGCATCTTCCCCGGCCTGTGCATCTCCCTCACCCTGCTCGGCATCAACCTGTTCGGCGACGCGATCCGCGACCGCCTCGACCCCAGGATGCAGCGATGA